Proteins encoded by one window of Labrus bergylta chromosome 2, fLabBer1.1, whole genome shotgun sequence:
- the abhd17b gene encoding alpha/beta hydrolase domain-containing protein 17B, whose translation MNHLSLSELCCLFCCPPCPSKIASKLAFLPPEPTYSLMSDDSGSRWTLHLSERADWQYSSREKDAIECFMTRTSRGNRIACMFVRCSPSARYTLLFSHGNAVDLGQMSSFYIGLGSRINCNVFSYDYSGYGASSGKPSEKNLYADVDAAWQALRSRYGIRPENVIVYGQSIGTVPSVDLASRYESAAVILHSPLTSGMRVAFPDTKKTYCFDAFPNIDKISKVTSPVLVIHGTEDEVIDFSHGLALYERCQRPVEPLWVEGAGHNDVELYGQYLERLKQFVAHELVNL comes from the exons ATGAATCACTTATCCTTAAGCGAGCTATGTTGCCTGTTCTGCTGTCCACCGTGCCCCAGCAAGATTGCCTCCAAGCTGGCCTTCCTGCCCCCGGAGCCCACATACAGCCTCATGAGTGACGATAGTGGCAGCCGGTGGACTCTGCACCTCTCAGAACGGGCAGACTGGCAATACTCGTCGCGTGAAAAGGACGCCATCGAGTGCTTCATGACACGCACCTCAAGAGGGAACCGCATTGCCTGCATGTTTGTCCGCTGCTCGCCCAGCGCCCGCTACACTCTATTATTCTCCCATGGAAACGCAGTGGACTTGGGTCAGATGAGCAGCTTCTACATCGGTCTGGGTTCAAGGATAAACTGCAATGTCTTCTCCTATGACTACTCGGGTTACGGGGCCAGTTCTGGGAAACCCTCAGAGAAGAATCTGTACGCTGATGTGGACGCTGCCTGGCAGGCGCTACGCTCACG GTACGGCATAAGGCCAGAAAATGTGATCGTGTATGGTCAGAGCATTGGCACTGTGCCTTCAGTGGATCTGGCCTCTCGCTATGAGAGCGCTGCCGTCATCCTCCACTCCCCGCTTACCTCTGGCATGAGGGTGGCCTTCCCTGACACCAAGAAGACCTACTGCTTCGACGCCTTCCCAAA CATCGACAAGATTTCAAAGGTAACGTCTCCAGTGCTGGTGATCCATGGTACGGAGGACGAGGTCATCGACTTCTCTCACGGCCTGGCGCTTTATGAACGCTGTCAACGCCCTGTGGAGCCGCTCTGGGTGGAGGGGGCTGGACACAACGACGTGGAACTCTACGGACAGTACCTGGAGAGACTCAAACAGTTTGTTGCACATGAGCTGGTCAACTTGTAG
- the c2h9orf85 gene encoding uncharacterized protein C9orf85 homolog — translation MSSQKGNVSRSRGQKHQNASAFKNDKYGANIQVKKANSKIHDGLCLHCKGVLEWKVKYNKYKSLTQPRKCVKCSQKTVKDAYHVICKPCSLQLEICCKCGKKEGIVIPINSQEEGNEDEEEEDGEQTKKGRGRGKKNMDDLDTDDDFDDDDDDLSDFGDKDEREDSDCNPEAKKTQKKSDVIPDVSRVKIKD, via the exons ATGAGTTCTCAGAAAGGTAATGTCTCCCGATCGCGCGGCCAGAAGCATCAAAACGCATCTGCTTTCAAAAACGACAAGTACGGAGCCAATATACAAGTGAAG AAGGCAAACTCAAAGATCCACGATGggctctgtcttcactgtaaaGGTGTTCTTGAGTGGAAAGTGAAGTACAACAAGTACAAGTCACTGACACAGCCTCGGAAATG cgTCAAGTGTTCCCAAAAGACTGTGAAGGATGCGTATCACGTCATTTGTAAGCCCTGCTCCCTTCAGCTGGAGATCTGCTGCAAGTGTGGAAAGAAAGAGGGTATCGTTATCCC AATAAACTCACAAGAGGAGGGgaatgaagatgaagaagaagaagatggagaaCAGACAAAGAAAGGACGTGGACGAGGAAAGAAGAACATGGATGACTTGGACACTGATGATgactttgatgatgatgatgatgatttaagTGACTTTGGAGACAAGGATGAACGAGAGGATTCGGATTGCAACCCCGAGGCAAAGAAGACGCAGAAAAAGTCTGATGTGATCCCAGATGTATCTCGAGTCAAGATTAAAGACTAA